One segment of Pelecanus crispus isolate bPelCri1 chromosome 2, bPelCri1.pri, whole genome shotgun sequence DNA contains the following:
- the LOC142593041 gene encoding feather keratin-like: MACNNLCNPCGPTPLANSCNEPCVRQCEDSRVVIQPSTVLVTLPGPILTSFPQNTAVGSSTSAAVGSALSAQGVPISGGFGYGYGFGGLGCFGARRACYPC, translated from the coding sequence ATGGCCTGCAACAACCTCTGCAACCCCTGCGGACCCACCCCGCTggctaacagctgcaacgagccctgcgtcaggcagtgcgaggactcccgcgtcgtcatccagccttccaccgtgctggtcaccctgccaggacccatcctcacctccttcccccagaacaccgccgtcggatcctccacatcggctgccgtgggcagcgctctcagcgcccagggagtgcccatctccggcGGCTTCGGCTACGGCTACGGCTTcggaggcctgggctgcttcggcgccagaagagcctgctacccctgctaa